The following nucleotide sequence is from Aggregicoccus sp. 17bor-14.
TCCATCACCTTGGTGCTGCTCTCCATGTAGAGCGCGAGCGTGCCGATGGCCACGTTGGCGAAGAAGGTGATGAGCCAGCCGCCCAGCAGCGCCACGAGGAAGAGCCCCCAGCCCCACGCGTGCGCGGGCACCGCCCTGCCCCCCACCGCGAAGACGCTGAAGAGCAGCACCGGCACCGCCACGATGAGCCGCAGCGGCACCGCCGCCAGGTTCTCCGCCGCGTAGGCCCACAGCGGGCTCACCGGGCGCAGGAGGCGCATCGCGAGCGTGCCCTGGCGCACCTCGAAGTTCATCTGCCACGCGGCCCAGGCGCCGGTGAGCTGGCGCACCACGAAGGTGGCGAGGAAGTAGCCCACGAAGTCCTTGCCGCCGAAGCGCCCCACCGGGCTCACCCGCGCCACCTCCGTCCACAGCGCCATCATCACGAAGGGCATGGTGGTGCTGAGCACCCAGATGAAGAGCTCGGCGCGGTAGGCCACCGCCTCGCTGAAGCCGATGCGCAGCATCGTCGGGAAGGCACGCACCGTGCTGCGCACGCTCATGCCACCTCCGCCGAGGACTCCGCCGGCGCTGCGAGCCGGGCCGCGCGGTTCTGGGAGAACAGCTCGCTCATCACCTCCTCGAGCGGGGCGTTCTCCACGGTGAGGTCCAGCACCGGCAGCTGCCCCAGGGCGCGCGCCACGGTGGCGTTCACCGCCTCCTGGGACACCTGCAGCACCGCCATGCCGGCCTCGTGCGTCACCACCTTGCCCAGGGGCGCGAGCGCGGCCGCGTCCACCTCGCGCTCGAGCCGCAGCACCACCCGCTTCTCCGGCCGCACGCGCTGGGCGAGCGCCTCCAGGCCGCCATCGTAGGAGAGCTGCCCCTTGTCGATGACGACCACCCGCGGGCACAGCGCCGCCACGTCGTCCATGTAGTGGCTGGTGAGGATGAGCGTCGCGCCGGTGCTCTCGTTGTAGGCCTTGATGAAGCGGCGCATCGTCACCTGCATGCTCACGTCCAGGCCGATGGTGGGCTCGTCCAGGAAGAGCACCTTGGGGCGGTGGATGAGGGCCGCCGCGAGCTCGCACTTCATGCGCTCGCCGAGGCTGAGCTGGCGGGTGGGCTTGCCGATGAGGTCTCCCAGCTCGAGCAGCCCCACCAGCTCGTCCACCGTGCGCCGGTACTGCGCCATGGGCACGTCGTAGATGGCGCGGTTGAGCTCGAAGGTCTCGCTGGGGGGCAGGTCCCAGAGCAGCTGCTGCTTCTGGCCCATCACCAGCATGATCTTCTTGAGGAAGGCGTCTTCGCGGTGGCGCGGCACGTGGCCGTCCACCCGCACCTCGCCCTCCGAGGGGTGCAGGAGCCCCGAGAGCACCTTGAGCGTGGTGGTCTTCCCGGCGCCGTTGGGCCCCAGGAAGCCCACCCGCTCGCCGGGGCGGATGTCGAAGCTGATGCCATCCACCGCCTT
It contains:
- a CDS encoding ABC-2 family transporter protein, with amino-acid sequence MSVRSTVRAFPTMLRIGFSEAVAYRAELFIWVLSTTMPFVMMALWTEVARVSPVGRFGGKDFVGYFLATFVVRQLTGAWAAWQMNFEVRQGTLAMRLLRPVSPLWAYAAENLAAVPLRLIVAVPVLLFSVFAVGGRAVPAHAWGWGLFLVALLGGWLITFFANVAIGTLALYMESSTKVMDVWLALFFVLSGYLYPLEVFPTPLRVLADWLPFRYQIGLPVELLTGAHGFGESAALLARQWLWVALMAGLCTVLWRRGLKRFAAYGG
- a CDS encoding ATP-binding cassette domain-containing protein yields the protein MISVKGLRKHYQVHKRPPGLKAALRSLVHRDYTTVKAVDGISFDIRPGERVGFLGPNGAGKTTTLKVLSGLLHPSEGEVRVDGHVPRHREDAFLKKIMLVMGQKQQLLWDLPPSETFELNRAIYDVPMAQYRRTVDELVGLLELGDLIGKPTRQLSLGERMKCELAAALIHRPKVLFLDEPTIGLDVSMQVTMRRFIKAYNESTGATLILTSHYMDDVAALCPRVVVIDKGQLSYDGGLEALAQRVRPEKRVVLRLEREVDAAALAPLGKVVTHEAGMAVLQVSQEAVNATVARALGQLPVLDLTVENAPLEEVMSELFSQNRAARLAAPAESSAEVA